The Populus nigra chromosome 4, ddPopNigr1.1, whole genome shotgun sequence genome contains the following window.
GTAAATAAAAAGATCGATCCAAGAACCTGTCAACAAACTCTCCTAAATAGAGACAATGGTTTTGATACGTTTATGAAAACAGTCATGAAATCATCTCTAATTGATGCACAATCGCCAAAATTAGTTCCAGAATGTCAGACAGAACCACTGTCATTCTGTCAAAGCAATTTACTAGGAAGACAACTGTTCATCTCCCTGTTCCAATATCAAATTCGTTAAGGAAGCCAAAAATCTATGGATATTTGTATATTAAGTTCAGAACACATGATTTGAATGTCCATTGTGCATAAAAGACTTGCAAGATATTTTCGAACTAGCtttatatattaaagaaaaattattttgtatgctACCCAATAATTTGATTCCTTGAATATAATGGgaaaacaacttattttttaatgaaaatatcagGATAACTATGGAGTAAGTGAAGTAAGATTTTGTTAATTCGCGAGCTGTGCCTTGTGTTTTTGATGAGTGCACCGCACGGTACACTTAGTAAACAAACACACTCAAAATACctaacgtaaaaaaaaaaaagtcacaatCTTTCCATAGATTGAGAGAGACTCGAAAGTCTTACCATATTCCTCTCCGTTTCCACATGTAGAAagacgaaaaaaataaaaatcgatCGTTGCATAAATCATGCTTGTGCAAAGAGCAAAAGAAGAGTGACACGCACATGAGACGTACAGAATCCTACACTACATAGATTGAGGACACGACTCAAAGTCACTGCGACTCCTCAGTCGTCTTCCCTTTTTTCACATCTCTTCCTAGTCCCTAGCCTCCCTCCACcccttgaaaaaaagaagaagaagaagctcttCAGGGGAGTTGGGATTTAGAGGGAAAGATGACCATGGACAAAAGACAGCAGCATCAATATTATGGAGCACCTCCAAAACCTACCAGATTTGCAAAGCATTGGTGTCTTCTCCTGATCTCTATCTTCCTCTTTTTGAATACAAGAACTCTTGCTTTTGATTATGGTGATGCCTTAAGAAAGAGCCTTCTTTACTTCGAGTCACAACGTTCCGGTCGCTTACCCTACAACCAACGAGTCACTTGGCGTCACCATTCCGGTCTCACCGATGGCTTAGAACAAGGAGTTTGTATAAACTTAATTTCTTGACTACCATATTAATCCCTCCCTAAAAGTCTCACATTctaattttctcaaaataatCAATTGAATTTTGTGTAGGTAGACTTGGTTGGAGGATATTATGATGCAGGCGACCACGTAAAATTTGGACTGCCAATGGCGTTCACTGTGACCATGCTTTCATGGAATGTAATAGAATTTCAACATCAGATTGCCGTTGCCGGAGAATTAGAACACGCATTAGAAGCAATTAAATGGGGCACTGATTATTTCATCAAGGCACATACTAGCCCGAATGTGCTATGGGCAGAGGTATGATACATTGCATTAATTACAATTCAAATTTGTACTAACTTGCTGCTTTTAtgttcataattaattattcaaacttTATTGCTCCATGTTGTAAGGTGGGTGATGGTGACACCGACCACTATTGCTGGCAACGGCCAGAGGACATGACCACATCACGGCAAGCTTACAAGATCGACGAGAATAATCCCGGGTCAGATCTTGCTGGAGAAACTACGGCGGCAATGGCTGCAGCATCAATAGTGTTCAAGGGAACAAACCCGCATTACTCTCACCTACTCTTGCACCATGCCCAACAGGTAAATTCAAAGACCAACTTTAGTCATTAGATAACTTAGATCTTGTGTGGGGTTATGATTTCGACTTACAATTTCACACAACTCTTTATTCTAGTGGATTCTGTATTAGTGcaacataattttataatcattGTTTTGGTGGAGTTGTTTGAGTTTGGAGACAAGTATAGAGGTAAATACGATGAAAGTGTGGGGGTGGTGAAAAGCTACTATGCGTCGGTGAGTGGATACGAAGACGAATTGCTGTGGGGAGCTATGTGGTTGTACAAGGCCACCGGCGATGACAAGTATTTGGAGTACGTCATCGGCAATGCTCATTGTTTTGGTGGGATTGGCTGGGCCATGACAGAGTTCAGTTGGGATGTCAAGTATGCTGGCCTTCAAATCATGGCTTCCAAGGTAAAAGCAAACCTTTTCATCTCTCATTATATGCTTCAAGTTCAAAAACGGCTATATTGGTTTTGGAAATCTTTATAGGATTTTGCTTTTGTCCAGTTTCAaagatgaaataatattaatttactttaaatcacactttcacttttttttgtctcttcccTTTTGATAAAGTTGATGGGATGGAGTGAGCCATGGTTAAGGTATCGGGCTATTGAAGCATAAACCCATGTACAGgtgtttaaatttctttttggcaatttttaaattaatccccCAATTATGAAGCCATTCTAAGTTGAATCTCAAAAGAATCGTCTTTTTAAATTGGATCCTCAAAGGTCAATGAATTAATTCTTAGTtatatccatgtttttttttaaaataaatacaattttttaacaaaagattTTAGACTTTCTTTTAATCACCATCATTTTACAATATTATAATGGAATTTATTGGAAGTTACAGGCAaatgtatttgattaaaaattattgaatttttgaaaattatttagaaaCTAACTTTGATGAGATGCAAAaagttggtaattttttttagtaaaaagtaATTCCCTGTactacaattttataaaatctcataatttttagttttataaacttcttttaaattaaGCTCTCATTGTATAAAACCCTTTgtctaaatataatttaaattttaaaaaaacttttaagttaaatttcaaatttgaaagaaaactcCTTGAGATTTTGAGCGCAACAACTCAAAATCATTGCcactcgataaaaaaaaaatcagaagaacAACATGTTAACACTTGATGATCTAATATCACATGAATTTATCTTATTGAcacaaagagaaagagaaagaggtaAGAAGATGAATAATATATGCATGTGTAGTAGAGCAAAAGCTATAACATGTTtttcataacctatttttggattgtatatttttattttttattcaaaaataaaaaaattaaaaattaaaaatctaaaaatatttttagaatatgagGAGATGAACTTTCGAGCcgcaaaagataaaaataccaaaaaatagcCAGATTGAGAGATTTCAACAATATagaatgaagaaagaaagaaaattgaggtTGAGATCCAAACATGACCAAAATTATAATAACCAATTAGGTTTATagacttaattaaaattttaacagacgtacttgaattaattaaggacttaattgaagtaaaaattaagtttgaaagtcaattgggtaaaaaatgaaaaaattaattaagtttaagaactTGATATAACTTTTAATGGGTTTTGTGGATTCAATCAAGGACTCAATTGAAGACAAATCAAGTTTGGAGGCTGAATTCAGATCAATTCGCAAAGATCAGGAGATTAGGGACacaattaaaactttgaaaagcTAATTTGGTgcaatcaagggcttaattgaaagaaatttaaagtaTCAAGTTCAATTGAGGACCACattaaagaaatccaaaaccaaagatcaaatttgaagtaaaaagtGTTGaattttaagggtcaaattgaaaaaggCTAAGAGTGAAATTCCAAGGAATCTGAAAGATTATGGCTAATTGGGGGCTCCATTGCAAATTCTAAAGGtttagggaccaaattgaaaaagactataaaaacaaaagaaatagatGCTCAAGTACCCACTTTTTAGCCCTAATTTTTCCTCATCTCTTCACCAAACCATACTAATCTCTTGCCAGGTTACATCTTAGTACTTGTACTTCACTTTAAGATAACATTTCAACTCTTATTGCACTAAAAAAACCTGCAATTTCTCTCTCCAAAACACTTGCCATCACCGCTCCTCTTGCAAAAACAACCTTGTTTCCTCGTTTTATCGGTTGCAGAGCAGGATAAGCTCTTGCCTTTAGCTTTGATGAATGGCTGGGATCTATTCCTCAACAGGAAGGGTCGAGATCCCATCAACCCATGTGTCCTAAAACCTCATTATTTCTCTTATAAAAATCCCATAAAACCCTAATTCAAGCAGCCTGGGGTAAGGTAGAGGAGTATTGCTATAAACACTATCTCTTAATTATGATTGTCGTCGCACGTGCGCGCGCAGCATGGCGGGATGTCAGGGTcaaggagttgccacctagttgTTTTATTTAGGGTCATTAGGAGACTCTAGTGGAttgatcttataaaaaattctaaggTAAGAGATTGGTTGTGACTAGGAAAGGTAAGAGATTGGTTGTGACTATAAAAAATTTAGGGTCATTAGGAGACTCTAGTGGATAGGAAAGGTCACTATCTTTGGTCTGGACGTAGTTTAAAGGTGTTGATGCATTCCTAGCCGGTGATCTATCTGTGGATCAGAACAAAGATATACACTAATGAACAAAACTGGCATTTCAAATTTAGTATGGGCTTGTATGCCTAGATAAATCTTTATAGAAAGAATCCGTATAGGTGCTGTGAAAAAGGTTTACCTATCCTGGAAGGCGAATGTTTTTTCCACATATATTGTGGTGAAAAATACTCCCAtttaaaattggtgaatattaaaaaaaaaatcctaagaaCTTCCTAGTTAACTCCTGATATTTAATGTTaaccattattttttagaagtaaAATAATTGCAGTTATTGAAATAATGACAAAATCCTTAAGGAATTTTACAAACCTATTGTAAATTCctcaaacaaatacaaacaaataaaaaaaacattttctataacaatgctaaaaaaaatttctctatttttttatgaataaaaatgcaattttttttaaggattagGCTGTATGTAAGaggcaaaaatatttttttaggccatgtttgacaaaagcttatttttctttaaaaccaaAACTGTTAAATTAGGCTTAGGaggtgtttgccaaacacacccttaagtCAAAGAAAACCTTTAGCAAAAACATTGCTAGCCAA
Protein-coding sequences here:
- the LOC133691429 gene encoding endoglucanase 11-like isoform X1; the protein is MTMDKRQQHQYYGAPPKPTRFAKHWCLLLISIFLFLNTRTLAFDYGDALRKSLLYFESQRSGRLPYNQRVTWRHHSGLTDGLEQGVDLVGGYYDAGDHVKFGLPMAFTVTMLSWNVIEFQHQIAVAGELEHALEAIKWGTDYFIKAHTSPNVLWAEVGDGDTDHYCWQRPEDMTTSRQAYKIDENNPGSDLAGETTAAMAAASIVFKGTNPHYSHLLLHHAQQLFEFGDKYRGKYDESVGVVKSYYASVSGYEDELLWGAMWLYKATGDDKYLEYVIGNAHCFGGIGWAMTEFSWDVKYAGLQIMASKLLVEEKRKGHRDTLEQYRSKAEYYICSCLGKNNGGNVNRTPGGLLHIRQWNNMQYVSTAAFLLTIYSDILRNSTQKLKCHGWSVDYQEILHFAKSQVDYILGSNPMNMSYLVGYGPKYPTRVHHRGASMVPYRESMGFIGCTQGFDLWYGREEPNPNVVVGAVVGGPDCQDNFMDQRGNYMQTEACTYNAAPLVGVFAKLLQMEDQKSDDNHNQPSAASS